One genomic window of Polyangium aurulentum includes the following:
- a CDS encoding thiolase family protein, producing MTSLGSSTRAVYVVDALRTPIAKYAGGLAQVRPDDLAAHVISALVGRNAPLAPRLDQVVFGATNQAGEDNRNVARMALLIAGLPYEIPAVTVNRLCGSGLEAIADAARMIATGEAECAIAGGVESMTRAPFSMPKQAAPFDRNPPPVYDTTLGWRYPNPKMEARFELISMGETAENVAKKHGLGREEQDRFALESHKRAALAWENGEFNAEVVPVPVPQKKGNPVLFERDESIRPDASLEALAKLPAVFRKGGTVTAGNASPINDGASALMLASREVVEATGVKPLARVVATATAGVDPSFMGEGPIPAVKKLLGRVGLRAPNVDLVELNEAFAAQSLACIRALELDPERVNVRGGAIALGHPIGSSGARIACTLVHAMNARGAKTGLASLCIGVGQGIATLFERA from the coding sequence ATGACCAGCCTCGGTTCCTCGACTCGCGCCGTCTACGTCGTCGATGCCCTCCGCACCCCCATCGCCAAGTACGCGGGCGGGCTCGCACAGGTCCGCCCGGACGACCTCGCGGCACACGTCATCTCGGCCCTCGTCGGCCGGAATGCGCCCCTCGCGCCGCGGCTCGATCAGGTCGTCTTCGGCGCCACCAACCAGGCCGGCGAGGATAACCGCAACGTCGCGCGCATGGCCCTCCTCATCGCGGGCCTGCCCTACGAGATCCCCGCCGTCACCGTCAACCGACTCTGCGGCTCGGGCCTCGAAGCCATCGCCGACGCCGCCCGCATGATCGCCACCGGCGAGGCCGAGTGCGCCATCGCCGGCGGCGTCGAGAGCATGACCCGCGCCCCCTTCTCCATGCCCAAGCAGGCCGCGCCCTTCGACAGGAACCCGCCCCCCGTCTACGACACCACCCTCGGCTGGCGTTACCCCAACCCCAAGATGGAGGCCCGCTTCGAGCTCATCTCCATGGGCGAGACGGCCGAGAACGTCGCCAAGAAGCACGGCCTCGGGCGCGAAGAGCAGGACCGCTTCGCCCTCGAGTCCCACAAGCGCGCCGCCCTCGCCTGGGAAAACGGCGAGTTCAACGCCGAGGTCGTCCCCGTCCCCGTCCCCCAGAAAAAGGGCAACCCCGTCCTCTTCGAGCGCGACGAGTCGATCCGGCCCGACGCCTCCCTCGAGGCCCTCGCCAAGCTCCCCGCCGTCTTCCGCAAAGGCGGCACCGTCACCGCCGGCAACGCCTCGCCCATCAACGACGGCGCCTCCGCGCTCATGCTCGCCTCACGCGAGGTCGTCGAAGCCACCGGCGTCAAACCCCTCGCGCGCGTCGTCGCGACAGCCACCGCAGGCGTCGATCCGAGCTTCATGGGCGAAGGCCCCATCCCCGCCGTGAAGAAGCTCCTCGGCCGCGTCGGGTTGCGCGCGCCAAACGTCGACCTCGTCGAGCTCAACGAGGCCTTCGCCGCCCAGTCGCTCGCGTGCATCCGCGCGCTCGAGCTCGATCCCGAGCGGGTGAACGTTCGGGGCGGAGCGATTGCGCTCGGGCATCCGATCGGCTCTTCGGGCGCGCGGATTGCGTGCACGCTGGTTCATGCGATGAACGCGCGCGGCGCGAAGACGGGCCTCGCGTCGCTGTGCATCGGGGTCGGGCAGGGGATTGCGACGCTCTTCGAACGCGCTTAA
- a CDS encoding cytochrome b N-terminal domain-containing protein: MKLGDWLDERTGHRAWARSIAEATVPGGARFAYAWGAALGVTLLVTAVTGVLLMTAYAPSSTTAWASVAHIQNKLPAGWFVRGLHQFGAQASIVLVVIHLAYTIVRGAYRRPREVTYWVGLALAGLVLAWAVTGNPLRWDQRGYWALRVETGIIGTVPLVGPKLQDLLLGGGEPGSATLTRLYTIHVFVLPLIVGALAWWHLRLSRKHGPALATPADAVKIDRWFPSQVARDLLVSVVVLGVIVALTYRGHGAPLDAPADPTSDYPARPEWYFLALYELRKPFHGALEPIATVVIPGLVFAFLAALPLLDKKADRGVPRRLTLLLPVGLIGLGAAALTLKSIRLDTADADLGKAVAKAEARAERATVLAKDGVPPEGALAMMRNDPMSRRVALFEQHCASCHRMGELAPADGKDTAPELTGFGSAAWAKRVLEEPDHDRMFGKTSFKGMMPSVTKPPEDPEAAKVFTPMAAADMAAIVGFLEAEARGEKTAGTQGEKLVRQRCTSCHRLDGKTDDEESLAPELRGWGSNAWIQAQIDDPGSGKTYPAGAMDPKLEGHMPAFKDKLPEADRKLLTAFVAEERSKKR, translated from the coding sequence GTGAAGCTCGGAGACTGGCTGGACGAGCGGACCGGGCACCGGGCGTGGGCGCGCAGCATCGCCGAGGCCACGGTGCCTGGCGGTGCGCGATTCGCCTACGCCTGGGGCGCGGCGCTCGGCGTCACGCTGCTGGTCACGGCGGTGACGGGCGTGCTGTTGATGACGGCGTACGCGCCGAGCTCGACGACGGCGTGGGCGAGCGTCGCGCACATCCAGAACAAGCTGCCGGCCGGTTGGTTCGTGCGCGGGCTGCATCAGTTCGGGGCGCAGGCGTCGATCGTGCTGGTGGTGATTCACCTCGCGTACACGATCGTGCGCGGGGCGTACCGGCGGCCGCGCGAGGTGACGTACTGGGTGGGCCTCGCGCTCGCGGGCCTCGTGCTCGCGTGGGCGGTGACGGGCAACCCGCTGCGCTGGGATCAGCGCGGGTACTGGGCGCTGCGCGTGGAGACGGGGATCATCGGCACGGTGCCGCTCGTGGGCCCGAAGCTGCAGGATCTCTTGCTCGGCGGCGGCGAGCCCGGGAGCGCGACGCTGACGCGGCTGTACACGATTCACGTGTTCGTGCTGCCGCTCATCGTGGGAGCGCTCGCGTGGTGGCACCTGCGTTTGTCGCGCAAGCACGGCCCGGCGCTCGCGACGCCGGCGGACGCGGTGAAGATCGATCGCTGGTTCCCGTCGCAGGTGGCGCGCGATCTGCTCGTGTCGGTCGTGGTGCTGGGCGTCATCGTCGCGCTGACCTACCGCGGTCACGGCGCGCCGCTCGACGCGCCGGCGGATCCGACGAGCGACTATCCGGCGCGGCCCGAGTGGTACTTCCTCGCGCTCTACGAGCTGCGCAAGCCCTTCCACGGCGCGCTCGAGCCGATCGCGACGGTGGTGATCCCGGGGCTCGTCTTCGCGTTCCTCGCGGCCTTGCCGCTGCTCGACAAGAAGGCCGATCGCGGCGTTCCGCGGAGGCTGACGTTGCTCTTGCCGGTGGGGCTCATCGGGCTCGGGGCGGCGGCGCTGACGCTGAAGTCGATCCGGCTCGACACGGCCGACGCTGATCTGGGCAAGGCCGTGGCCAAGGCGGAGGCGCGCGCCGAGCGGGCGACGGTGCTGGCGAAGGACGGCGTGCCGCCCGAGGGGGCGCTCGCGATGATGCGCAACGATCCGATGTCGCGTCGCGTGGCGCTGTTCGAGCAGCACTGCGCGAGCTGCCACCGCATGGGCGAGCTCGCTCCGGCGGATGGTAAGGACACGGCGCCGGAGCTGACCGGGTTCGGCTCCGCGGCGTGGGCGAAGCGCGTGCTCGAGGAGCCGGATCATGATCGGATGTTCGGCAAGACGTCGTTCAAGGGGATGATGCCGAGCGTGACCAAGCCGCCCGAGGATCCGGAGGCGGCGAAGGTGTTCACGCCGATGGCGGCGGCGGACATGGCGGCGATCGTCGGGTTCCTCGAGGCCGAGGCGCGCGGCGAGAAGACCGCGGGCACGCAGGGCGAGAAGCTCGTGCGGCAGCGGTGCACGAGCTGCCACAGGCTCGACGGCAAGACGGACGACGAGGAGTCGCTCGCGCCCGAGCTGCGAGGCTGGGGCTCGAACGCGTGGATCCAGGCGCAGATCGATGATCCGGGCAGCGGCAAGACCTACCCGGCGGGCGCCATGGATCCGAAGCTCGAAGGGCACATGCCCGCCTTCAAGGACAAGCTCCCCGAGGCCGACCGCAAGCTGCTCACGGCCTTCGTCGCGGAAGAGCGCTCGAAGAAGCGCTGA
- a CDS encoding peptidylprolyl isomerase, translating into MNFPPINVPGSGELHARLTTTLGEIVIKLEEQRAPNTVANFVGLATGSIDWKDPKTGQSMRGTPAYDGVRFHRVIPRFMIQCGDPLSRHPDMANRWGTGGPGYKFADEFHPELRHDGAGVLSMANSGPGTNGAQWFITEGPTPHLNNKHSVFGRVVSGQDVVNKIANVQTTRDRPNQDVVLEKVEIFRQ; encoded by the coding sequence ATGAACTTCCCGCCCATCAACGTGCCCGGCTCGGGCGAGCTGCACGCGCGGCTCACCACCACCCTCGGCGAGATCGTCATCAAGCTCGAGGAGCAGCGCGCGCCCAATACCGTCGCCAACTTCGTCGGCCTCGCGACCGGCAGCATCGACTGGAAGGACCCCAAGACCGGCCAGAGCATGCGCGGCACCCCGGCCTACGACGGCGTCCGCTTCCACCGCGTGATCCCGCGCTTCATGATCCAGTGCGGCGATCCGCTCAGCCGCCACCCGGACATGGCCAACCGCTGGGGCACCGGCGGACCGGGCTACAAGTTCGCGGACGAGTTCCACCCCGAGCTGCGCCACGACGGCGCGGGCGTGCTCTCCATGGCGAACTCGGGCCCGGGCACGAACGGCGCGCAGTGGTTCATCACCGAGGGCCCGACGCCGCACCTCAACAACAAGCACTCGGTCTTCGGCCGCGTGGTGAGCGGGCAGGACGTGGTCAACAAGATCGCGAACGTGCAGACCACCCGCGACCGGCCGAACCAGGACGTGGTGCTCGAGAAGGTCGAGATCTTCCGGCAGTAA
- a CDS encoding ribonuclease J — MAGKISPGLRLVPLGGLGEIGMNCMALEQGEDILLIDCGVTFPTTDLGIDVYHPRFDYVLERKERVRGIVLTHGHEDHIGGLPYLLSHLDVPVWGPAHTLELARQRLEEHGFEPSKMPLLPARPGKTYEAGSFAFEPIRVTHSIADAIAIALRTSAGLVVHTGDFKLDPSPPDGEVTDEARLSALGDEGVSLLLSDSTNVDSPGRSTSELDVGERLGDIVKAARTRVVIGMFASNVQRLQMLGRVAMASRRYICLLGRSVVNHVKAAQAVGRLAWPSDLVIPPEVAASMARERVLILASGTQAERNAALPRLANGTHPTLRLDPGDVVILSSRVIPGNDRPVMDMMADFLRQGVELTTRITDNRIHASGHAHREEQMRMIELTRPRAFLPVHGTLHHLIRHAALAREVGVDDVLVAENGDVVELGRERALAKAARAPVGKVATFGGDELPDEVIRERAQLGRSGVAVVSVVIDRRGLVAAPPRVVSRGVVDDVEGAPEIMRAAAVAVSRALNDCDPRARSSDEGIMETARLAARRAIESKSGRRPVVLVSVSRLGGSS; from the coding sequence GTGGCGGGAAAAATATCCCCTGGCCTGCGGCTGGTCCCGCTCGGCGGTCTGGGCGAGATCGGGATGAACTGCATGGCGCTCGAGCAGGGTGAAGACATCCTGCTCATCGACTGCGGCGTCACCTTCCCGACGACCGACCTCGGCATCGACGTCTACCATCCCCGCTTCGACTACGTGCTCGAGCGCAAGGAGCGCGTGCGGGGGATCGTGCTGACGCACGGCCACGAGGACCATATCGGCGGCCTGCCCTATCTCCTGTCGCACCTCGACGTGCCGGTCTGGGGACCCGCGCACACGCTGGAGCTCGCCCGGCAGCGCCTCGAGGAGCACGGCTTCGAGCCTTCGAAGATGCCCCTGTTGCCCGCTCGCCCGGGCAAGACCTACGAGGCCGGCTCGTTCGCGTTCGAGCCCATCCGCGTGACGCACTCCATCGCCGACGCGATCGCCATCGCGCTGCGCACCTCGGCGGGGCTCGTGGTGCACACGGGCGACTTCAAGCTCGACCCCTCGCCCCCCGACGGCGAGGTCACGGACGAGGCGCGGCTGTCCGCGCTCGGCGACGAGGGGGTGTCGCTGCTCCTGTCCGACAGCACGAACGTGGACTCGCCCGGCCGCTCGACGAGCGAGCTCGACGTGGGCGAGAGGCTCGGCGACATCGTGAAGGCGGCGCGCACGCGGGTGGTGATCGGGATGTTCGCCTCCAACGTGCAGCGGCTTCAGATGCTCGGGCGCGTGGCCATGGCGTCGCGCAGGTACATCTGTCTGCTCGGCCGGAGCGTGGTCAACCACGTGAAGGCGGCGCAGGCGGTGGGCCGGCTGGCCTGGCCGAGCGACCTCGTGATCCCGCCCGAGGTGGCCGCGTCGATGGCGCGCGAGCGGGTCTTGATCCTCGCGAGCGGCACCCAGGCCGAGCGCAACGCCGCGCTGCCCCGGCTCGCGAACGGCACGCACCCCACCCTGCGCCTCGACCCGGGCGACGTGGTGATCCTGTCGAGCCGCGTCATCCCCGGCAACGACCGGCCCGTGATGGACATGATGGCCGACTTCCTCCGGCAGGGCGTCGAGCTGACGACCCGGATCACCGACAACCGCATCCACGCGAGCGGACACGCGCACCGCGAGGAGCAGATGCGGATGATCGAGCTGACGCGCCCGCGCGCCTTCCTGCCGGTGCACGGGACCCTGCACCACCTCATCCGGCACGCGGCCCTCGCGCGCGAGGTGGGGGTCGACGACGTGCTCGTCGCCGAGAACGGTGACGTGGTGGAGCTCGGCCGCGAACGGGCGCTCGCCAAGGCGGCGCGGGCGCCGGTCGGCAAGGTGGCGACGTTCGGCGGCGACGAGCTGCCCGACGAGGTGATCCGCGAGCGGGCCCAGCTCGGCAGGAGCGGCGTCGCGGTCGTGTCGGTGGTGATCGACAGGCGGGGCCTCGTGGCGGCGCCTCCGCGCGTCGTGTCGCGGGGCGTGGTCGACGACGTCGAGGGGGCGCCGGAGATCATGCGCGCCGCCGCAGTCGCGGTCTCGCGGGCCCTGAACGACTGCGACCCGCGGGCGCGGAGCAGCGACGAGGGGATCATGGAGACCGCGCGCCTGGCCGCGCGTCGGGCGATCGAGAGCAAGAGCGGACGGCGCCCGGTGGTGCTCGTCTCGGTGTCGCGCCTCGGAGGGAGCTCATGA
- a CDS encoding GAF domain-containing protein, with protein sequence MDIEQRLLNGSREPGPAEEHVAFLARAGERLAGSLDLGTTLANLARLSVPLLADGCVIDLLDDEGRLAQVEAAHVDPAKECLLRDPLQQDTKAWLDTTGPKLIARGEPLLTSVSELSPRNGARPFPAAVALGAGSVLSVPLATAGRPLGVLTLVTADSRRRYGPSDVATAQDLARRAALAIDNARLYRAAERARQAAEQATTRLIALHRMTAALSEATTRAKIAEVIVQHVRALVPGTKAFVAVMSTDGQNLTTIASIGYPDQAVERYREFPLSSDGPFTECVRTSTPIFIDDAAEFKTRYPQFLANSGTDAPHNVAALPFIAEDRVIGALLLRMPPSTAPKTDEERAFILHIARTCAQALERALLYEAERAARAETESERRRLGLLAEASAVLNASLDPAAITDALARVAVPAFASYCVVTALEEDGSPRFLHAVHEDPRTEVVLREMRARYPFGPRHPISEVARTGRPRIIPRFDDSYMRTVAEDDAHLELLRKIPTSSSLVVPLNARGHTLGVLSFGLANGQFRPADLALAEGLAHRAALALDNARLYHEAQEASRVKDEFLGVVSHELRTPLNAILGWARMLRTGAVREGAQPRAMEAIERNATQQARLIDDLLDASRITAGKLRLDVSFTELAPVVDSAVQSVTPAATAKDIRVVTSFDQSSIPVLGDPSRLQQVVWNLLSNAIKFTPKGGRIDVRLARAGDEAIVVVSDNGRGIRPELLPHVFERFRQGDGTLTRHSGGLGLGLSIVRHLVEAHGGTVKAESPGTDMGATFTVRMPLAKPKQLTPADQPVVDPNTPGFVLTGVRVLVVDDEPDAREILEEVLSQAGAEVKTAADAAQALDVLVDFTPDVLVSDLAMPGEDGLKLIRKLRARAPDRVASIPAIALTAYTRPEDRVQAMAAGFQMHVPKPVDPTELVVTIASLRSLSPKTPTGA encoded by the coding sequence ATGGATATCGAGCAGCGATTGCTGAACGGCTCGCGGGAGCCCGGCCCCGCCGAGGAGCACGTCGCGTTCCTCGCGCGCGCTGGCGAACGGCTCGCAGGCTCCCTCGACCTCGGAACCACGCTCGCCAACCTCGCACGGCTCTCCGTGCCCCTGCTCGCCGACGGCTGCGTCATCGATCTCCTCGACGACGAAGGCCGCCTCGCACAGGTGGAGGCCGCGCACGTCGACCCGGCCAAGGAGTGCCTCCTGCGAGACCCGCTCCAGCAGGACACCAAAGCCTGGCTCGATACCACAGGGCCCAAGCTCATCGCCCGCGGCGAGCCGCTGCTCACCTCCGTGAGCGAGCTGTCGCCCCGCAACGGCGCACGCCCCTTCCCTGCCGCCGTCGCGCTCGGCGCCGGCTCTGTCCTCAGCGTTCCCCTCGCCACCGCAGGACGCCCCCTGGGCGTGCTCACCCTCGTCACGGCCGACTCGCGCCGGCGCTACGGTCCCTCCGATGTCGCGACCGCGCAGGACCTCGCGCGCCGCGCCGCCCTCGCGATCGACAACGCGCGCCTCTACCGAGCAGCCGAACGGGCACGCCAGGCGGCCGAGCAGGCCACCACGCGGCTCATCGCCCTGCACCGCATGACGGCCGCGCTCTCCGAGGCCACGACCCGCGCCAAGATCGCCGAGGTCATCGTCCAGCACGTGCGCGCCCTCGTGCCCGGCACCAAGGCGTTCGTCGCCGTCATGTCGACCGACGGCCAGAACCTCACCACCATCGCGTCCATCGGCTACCCCGACCAGGCCGTCGAACGCTACCGCGAGTTCCCGCTCTCGTCCGACGGACCCTTCACCGAGTGCGTCCGGACGAGCACGCCGATCTTCATCGACGACGCCGCGGAGTTCAAGACGCGCTACCCGCAGTTCCTGGCCAACTCCGGCACCGATGCGCCGCACAACGTGGCCGCGCTGCCGTTCATCGCCGAAGACCGCGTGATCGGCGCGCTGCTGCTTCGCATGCCGCCGTCCACGGCCCCGAAGACCGACGAGGAGCGCGCCTTCATCCTCCACATCGCGCGCACCTGCGCCCAGGCCCTCGAGCGCGCCCTGCTCTACGAAGCCGAGCGCGCCGCCCGCGCCGAGACCGAGTCCGAGCGACGCCGCCTCGGCCTCCTCGCAGAGGCCTCCGCCGTCCTCAACGCCTCGCTCGACCCGGCCGCCATCACCGACGCCCTCGCGCGCGTCGCAGTGCCCGCCTTCGCGAGCTACTGCGTGGTCACCGCGCTCGAAGAGGACGGCAGCCCGCGATTTTTGCACGCCGTGCACGAAGACCCGCGGACCGAGGTCGTCCTGCGCGAGATGCGCGCGCGCTACCCCTTCGGGCCGCGCCACCCCATCTCCGAGGTCGCGCGCACCGGCCGCCCGCGCATCATCCCGCGCTTCGACGACAGCTACATGCGCACCGTCGCCGAGGACGACGCGCACCTCGAGCTCCTTCGCAAGATCCCGACCTCGTCCTCGCTCGTGGTGCCGCTCAACGCGCGCGGCCACACGCTCGGCGTGCTGTCGTTCGGCCTCGCCAACGGCCAGTTCCGCCCCGCAGATCTGGCCCTCGCCGAGGGCCTCGCCCACCGCGCCGCGCTCGCCCTCGACAACGCGCGCCTCTACCACGAGGCCCAGGAGGCGAGCCGCGTCAAAGACGAGTTCCTCGGCGTCGTCTCCCACGAGCTGCGCACGCCGCTCAACGCGATCCTCGGCTGGGCCCGCATGCTCCGCACGGGCGCCGTCCGCGAGGGCGCGCAGCCCCGCGCGATGGAGGCCATCGAGCGCAACGCCACGCAGCAAGCGCGCCTCATCGACGACCTGCTCGACGCCTCGCGCATCACCGCCGGCAAGCTCCGCCTCGACGTGAGCTTCACCGAGCTCGCCCCCGTGGTCGACTCCGCCGTGCAGTCGGTCACGCCCGCCGCGACCGCAAAGGACATCCGCGTCGTCACGTCGTTCGACCAGAGCTCGATCCCGGTGCTCGGCGACCCGAGCCGCCTGCAGCAGGTCGTGTGGAACCTCCTGTCGAACGCGATCAAGTTCACCCCGAAAGGCGGCCGCATCGACGTGCGTCTCGCGCGCGCGGGCGACGAGGCGATCGTGGTCGTGTCCGACAACGGCCGCGGCATCCGACCCGAGCTGCTCCCCCACGTCTTCGAGCGCTTCCGGCAAGGCGACGGCACGCTCACGCGCCACTCGGGCGGCCTCGGCCTGGGGTTGTCGATCGTGCGCCACCTGGTCGAGGCGCACGGCGGCACGGTCAAAGCCGAGAGCCCCGGCACGGACATGGGCGCGACCTTCACGGTGCGCATGCCGCTCGCGAAGCCGAAGCAGCTCACCCCGGCAGACCAGCCCGTCGTCGACCCGAACACGCCAGGCTTCGTGCTGACGGGCGTGCGAGTGCTGGTCGTCGACGACGAGCCCGACGCACGCGAGATCCTCGAAGAGGTGCTCTCGCAAGCAGGCGCAGAGGTGAAGACGGCGGCAGATGCAGCGCAGGCGCTCGACGTGCTCGTCGACTTCACGCCCGACGTGCTGGTGTCGGATCTGGCGATGCCCGGCGAGGACGGCCTGAAGCTCATCCGCAAGCTACGCGCACGCGCACCTGACCGGGTGGCGTCGATCCCCGCGATCGCGCTGACGGCCTACACGCGCCCCGAGGACCGCGTGCAAGCGATGGCCGCCGGCTTTCAGATGCACGTGCCGAAGCCCGTGGATCCAACGGAGCTGGTGGTGACGATCGCGAGCTTGCGGAGCCTGTCGCCGAAGACGCCGACGGGGGCGTAG
- a CDS encoding CHAD domain-containing protein, which produces MTTAGLARDLLAREMLALIASAREGARRVAASEATDGGADTHDKEAVHDFRVSLRRLRTLLGVARAVWGKKRLARFRDELRCYARATGVLRDEEVLVETLGGIDLPESARGAVNAWLEARAPEARARRSEAVVLLREGPPRRVKAGEHGKRVRLLDRSLERLGERLQFSRAHEVPADALGLEAIAKTARDVLSLAASDPEDAAAMHALRIRFKRMRYTAELFADLLGDEIAELAKHAAKMQKRLGELHDLDEAIGRIREAEGIEVQAREATVAALVAARAAVAQKARADLERLEPVLQRARARGDGDDGKVVGTQTTA; this is translated from the coding sequence ATGACCACGGCTGGCCTTGCTCGGGACCTGCTCGCGCGGGAGATGCTCGCGCTCATCGCCTCGGCGCGCGAGGGCGCCCGGCGCGTCGCCGCCTCCGAGGCCACCGACGGCGGGGCCGACACGCACGACAAGGAGGCCGTGCACGACTTCCGGGTGTCGCTCCGGCGGCTGCGCACCCTGCTCGGCGTCGCGCGGGCGGTGTGGGGCAAGAAGCGCCTCGCCCGGTTCCGCGACGAGCTGCGCTGCTACGCGCGGGCGACCGGGGTCCTGCGCGACGAGGAGGTCCTCGTCGAGACGCTCGGCGGCATCGACCTTCCCGAGAGCGCGAGGGGCGCGGTGAACGCGTGGCTCGAGGCGCGCGCCCCCGAGGCGCGGGCGCGGCGCTCCGAGGCGGTGGTCCTCCTGCGCGAGGGTCCGCCGCGCCGGGTGAAGGCGGGGGAGCATGGAAAGCGCGTGCGGCTGCTCGATCGATCGCTCGAGCGGCTCGGTGAGCGCCTCCAGTTCAGCAGGGCGCACGAGGTGCCGGCGGACGCGTTGGGCCTCGAGGCGATCGCGAAGACGGCGCGCGACGTGCTCTCGCTCGCGGCCTCGGATCCCGAGGACGCGGCCGCGATGCACGCGCTGCGGATCCGGTTCAAGCGCATGCGTTACACGGCCGAGCTGTTCGCCGACCTCCTCGGCGACGAGATCGCGGAGCTCGCGAAGCACGCGGCGAAGATGCAGAAGCGGCTGGGCGAGCTGCACGACCTCGACGAAGCGATCGGGCGCATCCGTGAGGCCGAGGGCATCGAGGTGCAGGCGCGTGAGGCGACCGTCGCGGCGCTCGTGGCGGCGCGCGCGGCGGTGGCGCAGAAGGCGCGCGCGGATCTCGAGCGGCTCGAACCTGTGCTGCAGCGCGCGCGTGCGCGGGGCGATGGTGATGACGGCAAGGTGGTCGGCACGCAGACCACGGCTTGA